Genomic DNA from Haloplanus sp. HW8-1:
GGTGCGTACATCAACACCCCGCAGATCAACCCACCCCAGACGGCCATCCTGGGTGTCTGCAAGATCTTCGATGACGCCGGCGTCGTCGACGGCGAAGTCGTGCCACGAAAGCGGATGCACCTCTGTCTGACCTACGACCACCGCGTCATCGAGGGGGCGACCGCCGTCGAGTTCCTCCAGACGGTCAAATCGAGGCTCGAATCCCCGTCCTCGCTCCTTTCGTAGGGTTTGGAGATCGCAAAACGATCTCCCCTCTCGCGTGGTGTTTTCCCTCGCGGACCCCCCCGTCGCGGCGTCTCTGGTTCTCAACGGAGCCGACGGGTGATAATCCCCGTCGAGTGGAACGTTGCGTTCCTTCATGTTTTGTCATCACAAAAGCGACTCTCGCGGATAGTGATCGACGTCCCCCATCCCCCCGACTCCGCCACCTCACTGCTCGGAACGACGATACTCTCCGTGTGTCGGGACCGTAGCGCCGGACCGGATCGGACGGTTCCGCCGGCCCGCAAGTGACGTGGAGGGCGGAACACCGAGTCACTCGAACCTCGGATCGCCGGTTCGGTCGGATTCGGCCCCGAATCGTTTTGCGAGAGCCAAATTATATACGCTCGTGGTACTTCCGTTGGAGCAAGGATGGCCCGCAATACGGACGGACGATCGGTCAAGGCGGTCGAACACAGCATGGAGATTCTGGACCTGCTACAGCAGTCCGGTGGTGCCTCGCTCTCCACCATCGCGGACGCCGTCGACCTCGCTCCGGGCACGGTCCACACCCATCTCGCGACGCTGTCGACGTACGACTACGTTGTCAAACGCGACGGCCGGTACTACCTCAGCCCCCAACTCGTCACCGTCGGGGAGCGAGCGCGGAGCCAGGAGCCACTCTACGACGCGGGGAAAGACCCGATACAGAACCTGGCGGACGAGACGGGCGAGACGGCCCACCTCATCCGCGAGTTCGACTGTCGTATCCTCCCTGTCTACGAAGTGTTCGGCGAACGGGCGATCGGGGTCGACTACCACGTCGAAAAACGGGAACGGTTGGTTCGTCACCTCCACTGTACCGCCTCGGGGAAGGCGATTCTCTCCCAGTTGCCGGCCGAAGACATCGACCGGATCGTCGAACGGCACGGACTCGTCAAGCGGACGCCGAACACGATCGACGAGAAGGATGCCTTGCTCGACGAACTCGACGCGGTGGACGAACGCGGGTTCGCGATCGCCGACGAGGAACAGATGCTCGGCATCCGCGCCGTCGGCGTCCCGGTGATGCGGGTAGACGGCACGCCCGCTGGGGCGATTAGCGTCTCGGGCCCGACCTCCAGACTCAAGGGGAGTTACCTCACCGAGGAGTTACCCGAGATGGTCACGAGGGCCACCAACGTTACTGAGATCAAACTCAACCGCGAGCGCCGGAGCGACTCCGGAGGCAAGTGAACGACGCATCCGTTCTGGGCAGTGTCGCGAAGCCTCGGTGCGTCCACGGTCGTACCGGGGACGTGGTCCGTCGTCGCCGCGGGACCGCCTCGAACCCGGACGAACTGCCGTCGTTCTCCCGTGGATTACAAACATATCGTTGTAAAGGAATGTGGGTAGTCCGAGCGACGACTTTTCGACGCGACCGATTCCCCGGGTCGGCGAACGACCTTCGGTTCCGATCCTCTCCCCGGATAGCGTCGATACCGAGGGACCAACCTACCGACGACTGGACGGGGACGACTATCTACAGCCCGCACCGTATCGATTCTATCCGCCTCGTGGTCGTCGACACACCGTAATCGGCCTGTCGAGTCGGGGGCTCCGATTCCGGTTCGTAACTCGAGAGCATCGGACGTCCAATAAACATACGATAGAGTATAAAACAACTATAATACCAATTTTCAATGTGTTTTGTTGTGCTGAGTCTGATCACAGAACAAAACAATATTGGGAATATAGTTCTTATATATCTAATCTATTCGAGTTTATACTCCATTTTTGGAAAGCAACTGCGGAAAAAATTACTATAGATAAAATTAGACTTCGTGAACGATTCGTACAGTACAGTTCCGAGGATAAAGTCGATACAGACTGCCTCTAGGACGATTGAGTCCTCGGACTACCACACGTTGAAGCGAGTTTGGTGTCAAAGTTATCGGTAACTAGTGTATCATAGAAATATTATGTATCGTATGATGCCAATCGTCACTCCTCGACGGCCGATCCCCACCCGGTGCCATCGAGCCCGCGGACGAAGGATGGGACGGCGACACGCCACTCGGCGATAACCTCTCCACGTGCGTCTCGAACGAAGGGTCGTGGTACCCTGACTCTCGGAACTGTTATACCCGAAAGGGCCATACGTTTGTTTGCAATGTCAAACGGAACGGTTGATTTCTTCAACGACACTGGCGGCTACGGTTTCATTTCGACTGACGACGGCGACCTCGACGACGACGAGGACGTGTTCTTCCACATGGAGGACGTTGGTGGTGCGGACCTCGAAGAGGGTCAGGAAGTCGAGTTCGACATCGAATCATCCCCGAAGGGACCCCGCGCGACGAACCTCGTCCGCAACTAGCGACCACTTCCGCCTGTCGTTTGTAGCGATGGTCGGCAGTTCGTTTTTTCAGATCGTCACACTGCGTAGCCAACGCACTCCGTCCCCTCTGTCGTGAGTGCTTCGGACGTTCGGCGGGAGCGGGCTATAGAGCCTTTGTAAGTCATCGCACACCTGATCGTCGGACTGCGTGCGATCAGGTGTGCAAACAGTTCCAAACGCTACTATAGGAAGTGAAGCGGGACGGATTGGGTGTGCAAACCAAGACCTCCCGCTTCGCTGGCGATGGTTGTTTCGCTCGCCAAAACAGTCGTCGTTGGCGAGCCAGCTCCGGCATACCGACCCGGAAAGGGGGGGTATGCCGACCGGGCGATTCTCGCTGTGCAAGGCTTCAAAGAATCCCTCGACCACGATTACCGGACGCTGATGGATGTTCTGCGAGAAATGCCAAGGCTCGAAAACGCACCCGTCGAGAAGCTGACACAGACCGAACTTGCCGAGTGGCACGACATCCGGCGAAGAACCATCTACAGCTGGCTGATTCGACTCGATACTGACGAACCGCTTGAGCAAGCCGTGTCTGATGCTCGTCGATCCGGAAGATCACGACGGTCGATACCGCTCTTGACCAACCTCGCTTCCAAAGTGAGCAATTACTTCTAACGCCTACTGGCGCCGTTGCTCTCGTTGATGAACTCAAATCCGCCCCATGGTGAGGATCTACTACTGACATGTCGTGTGTTGTCAATTAACTTAATAAGGACGTATGTGAATCGTGAGAGGTAATGTCTCAGAGACTTGAAAACGAGACGGCAGTAGTGACCGGAGCGTCGTCGGGGATCGGTCGTGCCACGGCCCGGCAGTTCGCCCGTGAGGGAGCCAACGTCGTCGTCGCGACACGTCACCGCGAACCGCGGTTGGGTGGGGCACCGACGGTCGAACTCATTGAGGAGGAAGGCGGGGAAGCGATGTTCAAGCAGACGGACGTTCTGCGACTCGGTGATCTTGAGGACGCGGTCGACGCCGCCGTCGAAGCGTACGGTTCGCTGGACGTTATGGTGAACAACGCAGCCGTTTTTGAGACCCGACCGATCGAGGAGGTCGACGAGGAAAACTACGACTGGATGATGGACACGAATCTCAAAGGTGCGTTCTTCGGCTGTCAGGCTGCCATCCAGCAGATGGAAGCACAGGATGAGGGCGGAACCATCGTCAACGTCTCCTCGACCTCGGGCCTCTATGGACTCCCGGAGTCGTCGGTCTACTGCGCAGCGAAGGGCGGGGTGACGAACCTATCGCGGTCGCTAGCCTACGAGAAGGGACCGGAGGGAATCCGGGTCAATTCGGTCAATCCGGGGATCATCGAGACGGCGATGACGAAAGAAGACGAGGGCGAGCTCGTCACGTTAGCCGAGGAGGTTCCGCTGAAATACATCGGTGATCCCGAAGAGGTCGCGACCGTGGTCGCCTTTCTGGCGAGCGACGAGGCCTCGTACATCAACGGTCACAATCTCGTTGTCGACGGTGGGGTTACTATCAGAGAGGTCTGACGCCCTCTACCGGTTCGACTCTGGAACGGCTTCTGACCGATCGATTGCTGTCTCATACGGATGGGACACCGACCACGAGAGAAGTGTCGGGCAAGTTACTGAATTTGCCCGTAAATCTAATGCCCCGACAGGGATTCGAACTACGGTCGCGGCGAGGCCGCTCCCCGATTCGACTCCTGTCACGTACGGTTCGCTCGCGTCACGGAGTGACGCTCGCTGTAATGCTCCGACAGGGATTCGAACCCTGGTCATTGCCGTGAGAGGGCACACCTCGCTCACGAACGGAGACTGCCTGCAAGCACGGTCAATCCGGGCTTTTCTCGTCTATATTGGCTCAAACACCGTGGCTACCAGGTACTTTCCGGGGCTTTCTATATAAATTCCCGGAGCGATGCCCAACGGGCAACTTACATTGGATTAATAAATTCAATATTTAAACTGGTGCGTGTAAATCCCCATACCTAATTCATCAATAAAGTCAGATACAGCCACTTCTGTTCTCTCTACCTATTTTTACCCTTTCAGATGTATCATATACGATATCTTATTTTTCTCGTCGAGGCCGCACGAGGCCCAGTAACTCATCGGGTTGTTGCAACAACTTTTCGCGATCAGCTACAGTAATATCGGGGTTAAAATCCGAAACTTCGAGATCAATTCATGCAATCGGTTCTGTTGAAACCCTCAATCGCTGATAGGATTCACGGGGCGTGCTGAATACAGGGCGCGAGTCGGTCAGCGCCATCAGCACCGTTTCACGATCAAACCATACTCGTCTCAGCGGCGGGTACGCGAATCCCCGCAGTATTTGAATATCGCGGGAGACGACACGCTTGGTGCCCTCCATGATCGATGAGATCGTGTTCGGCGAGCCCTCCAGAGGGGTTGGGCTGGTTTTCCTCTGTGGTGCACTTCTGCTGGCCGGGCAACAGGCGTACTACGTCATTGTAGAAGGGGCGACGCCGTTCTATGCTAGCCTGTTTCTGATCGCTGGGATGGCCCTCTCAGGCATTGCCGAGTCCTTGCCGAAATCTCGCCGACGGGCTGCTGGTGCCCTGCGACTTACGGCGATCGCTGTACTGGTGAG
This window encodes:
- a CDS encoding IclR family transcriptional regulator → MARNTDGRSVKAVEHSMEILDLLQQSGGASLSTIADAVDLAPGTVHTHLATLSTYDYVVKRDGRYYLSPQLVTVGERARSQEPLYDAGKDPIQNLADETGETAHLIREFDCRILPVYEVFGERAIGVDYHVEKRERLVRHLHCTASGKAILSQLPAEDIDRIVERHGLVKRTPNTIDEKDALLDELDAVDERGFAIADEEQMLGIRAVGVPVMRVDGTPAGAISVSGPTSRLKGSYLTEELPEMVTRATNVTEIKLNRERRSDSGGK
- a CDS encoding cold-shock protein; the encoded protein is MSNGTVDFFNDTGGYGFISTDDGDLDDDEDVFFHMEDVGGADLEEGQEVEFDIESSPKGPRATNLVRN
- a CDS encoding SDR family NAD(P)-dependent oxidoreductase, with amino-acid sequence MSQRLENETAVVTGASSGIGRATARQFAREGANVVVATRHREPRLGGAPTVELIEEEGGEAMFKQTDVLRLGDLEDAVDAAVEAYGSLDVMVNNAAVFETRPIEEVDEENYDWMMDTNLKGAFFGCQAAIQQMEAQDEGGTIVNVSSTSGLYGLPESSVYCAAKGGVTNLSRSLAYEKGPEGIRVNSVNPGIIETAMTKEDEGELVTLAEEVPLKYIGDPEEVATVVAFLASDEASYINGHNLVVDGGVTIREV